The Lycium barbarum isolate Lr01 chromosome 12, ASM1917538v2, whole genome shotgun sequence genome includes a region encoding these proteins:
- the LOC132624937 gene encoding uncharacterized protein LOC132624937, with the protein MEKKRPSRSLSTSDYDVPFDHNSVHRGENEQAEGSRDGSRDIENQPPNSSIPQFLNGRKLDLNIYQILYQAALKDNWRIAEPILKKDPSFATRRMSEGGETVLHIATAAGSTKFLEELMKLMEPGDLELRNIDGNTAFCFAAALNLVEIAKAMIERNPNLPNIRGEDDALPITGVASVGNKDMVSCLFEVTSLDELEQLKLLETTIQNEMYDVASNIFEKDRKLVSKVLEGHNSVLVSLAKKSLVISNQSQGGNWERYLIVRACSPVWRMFKSAISMTRRQFIPWFKVQAPQEFSMKKQAGILLGELWAECQNSAKDQLLKLVEKETLLHTAAKAGNVEFLVVAIRNYPDLIWKVDKYNRTIFHVAVLYREEKVFSLIHHIGAIKDLIIQKVDDNQNNILHLAGKLGQPVYKEKTGQIRVPRTNPLQEATPGVTESPQQSASSYPDRVVESLDQLLQILKGEEKIMPPSFLKVSGAALQMQKEMLWFKEVEKIVPPSLLRKKNKEGKTPRQLFTEEHKQLLKEGERWMKDTANSCMIVAALIATIMFAAAFTIPGGNNSDIGTPILLKLNAFTAFVTSDAVALFSSIVSIIMFLSILTSRYAENDFLVSLPAKLLFGLTALFVSIVSMLVAFVATFFLVYNNHVAWEPKLITACAGVPVALFGCLQYKLWFDVAKSTYWSKYFFRQGKHSLY; encoded by the exons ATGGAGAAGAAGAGGCCTTCCCGATCTCTCTCAACTTCAGATTATGATGTACCATTTGATCACAATTCTGTGCATCGCGGAGAAAATGAACAAGCTGAAGGGTCTCGAGATGGATCAAGGGACATCGAAAATCAACCTCCTAATTCTAGTATTCCGCAGTTTCTTA atGGCAGGAAATTGGATCTTAATATATATCAAATTCTTTATCAAGCTGCTCTGAAAGATAATTGGAGAATTGCTGAACCAATTTTAAAGAAGGATCCAAGTTTTGCTACTCGTCGAATGTCGGAGGGGGGTGAAACAGTTCTTCACATTGCAACAGCAGCGGGAAGCACCAAATTTTTGGAAGAGCTAATGAAACTGATGGAACCAGGTGACTTGGAACTGCGAAATATTGATGGAAATACGGCATTCTGTTTTGCAGCTGCATTGAATCTTGTTGAAATCGCTAAAGCAATGATAGAAAGGAATCCGAATCTGCCTAACATCCGCGGTGAGGACGATGCATTGCCAATCACTGGGGTTGCCTCGGTTGGGAACAAAGATATGGTTTCGTGCCTTTTTGAGGTCACTAGCCTTGATGAGCTAGAACAACTTAAACTTCTTGAAACCACTATCCAGAACGAGATGTATG ATGTGGCATCGAATATATTCGAGAAGGACCGGAAATTAGTGAGTAaagtgttagaaggacataactCTGTCTTAGTTTCGTTAGCTAAAAAGTCTTTAGTGATCAGTAACCAAAGTCAAGGAGGAAACTGGGAGAGATATCTAATTGTACGAGCTTGTTCGCCGGTATGGAGAATGTTTAAGAGTGCAATTTCCATGACCCGGAGGCAATTCATTCCAT GGTTCAAAGTTCAGGCACCTCAGGAATTTTCAATGAAGAAGCAAGCTGGTATCCTACTTGGGGAGCTTTGGGCAGAGTGTCAGAATAGTGCAAAAGATCAGCTATTGAAGCTAGTCGAAAAGGAAACATTGCTCCATACGGCTGCAAAAGCAGGAAATGTAGAGTTTTTAGTTGTGGCTATTCGCAATTATCCTGATCTCATATGGAAAGTCGACAAATATAACAGGACCATTTTCCACGTTGCTGTTTTATACAGAGAGGAAAAAGTCTTCAGTCTTATACACCATATTGGAGCAATTAAAGACTTAATTATTCAAAAGGTAGATGATAATCAAAATAACATTCTACATTTGGCTGGAAAGTTAGGGCAGCCAGTCTATAAAGAGAAAACTGGACAGATACGAGTTCCGAGAACCAACCCCCTGCAGGAAGCAACTCCTGGAGTCACAGAATCACCACAGCAGTCAGCGTCTTCATATCCTGATAGAGTTGTAGAATCACTTGACCAGCTGTTGCAAATTCTTAAG GGGGAAGAGAAGATAATGCCGCCATCATTTCTCAAGGTGTCTGGAGCAGCTCTTCAAATGCAAAAAGAGATGTTGTGGTTTAAG GAAGTGGAGAAGATCGTACCACCTTCACTACTCAGGAAGAAAAACAAAGAAGGGAAAACCCCAAGGCAATTATTCACAGAGGAGCACAAGCAATTACTAAAAGAAGGGGAAAGGTGGATGAAGGACACTGCGAATTCTTGCATGATTGTTGCAGCTTTGATTGCCACAATAATGTTTGCTGCTGCTTTCACTATTCCAGGCGGTAATAACAGTGATATAGGTACTCCAATATTGCTAAAATTGAATGCCTTTACGGCTTTTGTCACATCGGATGCAGTGGCACTCTTCAGTTCAATTGTTTCCATCATTATGTTCTTGTCCATTCTCACGTCGCGCTATGCTGAAAACGATTTTCTTGTGTCATTGCCTGCCAAGTTACTGTTTGGACTCACGGCGTTGTTTGTCTCGATAGTCAGCATGCTCGTGGCTTTTGTAGCAACCTTCTTCTTGGTCTATAATAATCATGTGGCTTGGGAGCCAAAGCTCATTACTGCTTGTGCTGGTGTTCCTGTAGCTTTATTTGGGTGTCTACAGTATAAACTATGGTTTGATGTGGCAAAATCGACATATTGGTCCAAATATTTTTTTAGACAGGGAAAGCACAGCCTCTATTAA